One Thermodesulfobacteriota bacterium genomic window carries:
- a CDS encoding universal stress protein, which translates to MIKRILVGLGGTPFTTVATKIATELGDMHQAQLTGVTVVDTSKLNKVGPVPAGGEAYAQRMRERKAQITQEGTDQAIEAFKAHCSKQKVVCRRIEYEQKDPFDAMISEARYNDLTIFGLRSIFDYGFTTDPDKAIIKLMTQGVRPILAVAETYRPIKKALIAYSGSMESAKAIRHFLYLNPWPGVTLHIIHFKEGPEKEPFLLEDVTEFCEAHGFEVKTDTVEGQARSNLLPFARENNADLIVMGNSVHKALMRRLLGDTVLETIKSADRHLFLSQ; encoded by the coding sequence ATGATTAAACGAATTCTAGTCGGATTAGGAGGAACACCGTTTACCACCGTGGCCACAAAAATTGCAACGGAACTGGGGGATATGCACCAGGCCCAGCTCACCGGCGTGACTGTGGTGGATACCAGCAAACTAAACAAGGTGGGCCCCGTACCTGCGGGTGGGGAAGCTTACGCTCAGCGCATGCGCGAAAGAAAAGCCCAGATCACCCAAGAGGGGACGGACCAGGCCATTGAAGCCTTCAAAGCACATTGTAGTAAGCAGAAGGTGGTTTGCCGCCGCATCGAGTATGAGCAAAAAGATCCATTTGACGCTATGATATCGGAAGCCCGTTACAATGACCTGACCATTTTCGGGCTTCGCAGCATCTTCGACTATGGTTTTACCACCGATCCGGACAAAGCCATTATCAAATTGATGACCCAGGGGGTCCGACCCATCCTGGCCGTGGCGGAGACCTACCGGCCCATCAAAAAAGCGCTCATCGCTTACAGCGGCTCCATGGAGTCGGCCAAAGCCATTCGCCATTTTCTCTATCTAAATCCCTGGCCAGGAGTAACCCTTCACATCATTCATTTCAAAGAGGGGCCTGAAAAAGAACCGTTCCTGCTGGAAGATGTCACTGAATTCTGTGAGGCCCACGGTTTCGAAGTAAAAACCGACACAGTGGAAGGCCAGGCGCGGTCGAATCTGCTTCCCTTTGCCCGGGAAAACAACGCCGACCTCATCGTCATGGGCAACAGCGTGCACAAGGCCCTGATGAGACGTTTGTTGGGCGATACTGTGCTGGAAACCATAAAGTCGGCCGACCGGCACCTTTTCCTGTCTCAATAA
- the serB gene encoding phosphoserine phosphatase SerB: MKEEQNYLMVTVSGQDRPGIAAAFTGILSEHHVEIVDIEQASPQDLLGLYFLLDISSATGEKDTVIKDLLFEASQLGLNLQFKLYRRNEVQISIQRSLFVITHFGGTGALAALTRILGDENVNIESITTLHHYGRRTMEMAVDVRAKENLTRIKKRLMNKSCELGFDMAIQKTEAYRKNKRLIVFDMDSTLVDMEIIDEIALQAGVKREVSRVTEKAMRGDLDFEEALRQRVAFLKGVSLSELEEIRRKMVLSKGVKELIKTLKFLGYKIGVVTGGFDFFSNHLKDKFGLDYAFANRLELKNDKLTGRVLGDVVDAAEKARIINHIAQKEKILLDQVVAVGDGANDALMLGQAGLGIAYNARKSLVKAANMSLGKERLSNILILLGITEQDVQEAHVIDSEIHEV, encoded by the coding sequence ATGAAGGAAGAACAGAATTATCTTATGGTCACCGTGAGCGGGCAGGACCGGCCGGGGATTGCGGCAGCCTTTACCGGCATTTTAAGTGAACACCATGTGGAAATTGTGGATATTGAGCAAGCGTCCCCGCAGGATCTTTTGGGCCTGTATTTTTTGTTGGATATCAGCAGCGCAACCGGCGAAAAGGACACCGTCATAAAGGACCTCCTGTTTGAAGCCAGCCAGCTGGGATTGAATCTCCAATTTAAACTCTATCGTCGAAATGAGGTTCAGATTTCAATTCAGCGATCGCTATTTGTTATCACACACTTTGGCGGAACCGGGGCGTTGGCCGCTCTGACGAGAATTTTGGGCGATGAGAACGTAAATATAGAGTCCATAACCACTTTACACCATTATGGCCGTAGAACCATGGAGATGGCGGTAGATGTCCGCGCCAAAGAAAACCTAACCAGAATAAAGAAAAGGCTGATGAATAAAAGTTGTGAGTTGGGTTTCGATATGGCCATCCAGAAGACGGAGGCATACCGGAAAAATAAGCGTCTGATTGTTTTTGATATGGATAGCACGCTGGTTGACATGGAAATAATAGATGAAATTGCGCTTCAAGCCGGTGTAAAGCGCGAAGTGTCACGTGTTACCGAGAAGGCCATGAGGGGAGATCTGGATTTCGAAGAGGCCCTTCGGCAGCGGGTTGCATTTTTAAAGGGGGTAAGCCTATCTGAGTTGGAAGAAATTCGCCGGAAAATGGTTTTATCCAAAGGGGTTAAAGAATTAATCAAGACCTTGAAGTTTTTAGGTTACAAGATAGGGGTGGTGACAGGTGGCTTTGATTTCTTTTCCAATCACTTGAAAGACAAATTTGGATTGGATTACGCTTTTGCCAACAGACTGGAGTTGAAGAATGATAAACTTACCGGCCGGGTGCTGGGAGACGTTGTCGATGCAGCGGAAAAAGCACGTATCATCAATCACATCGCTCAAAAGGAAAAAATATTGCTGGACCAGGTTGTGGCTGTGGGGGATGGGGCCAACGATGCGCTGATGCTGGGCCAAGCCGGTCTGGGGATTGCATACAATGCCAGGAAATCCCTGGTTAAAGCTGCAAATATGTCTTTAGGAAAGGAAAGATTGAGTAATATACTCATTCTGTTGGGTATTACCGAACAAGACGTTCAGGAGGCGCACGTTATTGATTCGGAGATCCATGAGGTATGA
- a CDS encoding phenylacetate--CoA ligase family protein — MMDPQNYWNPVLETLPLEKLQKLQLKKFLRIFHWTYNHSKFHRSLYQKAGISPDDIKSFEDIRHVPKVEKSMMRDIQKKDPFPYGDALCVPLEEVTEYRQTSGTTGQPVYQPDTWQDWEWWAECWAYLLWAQGYRPADRVFIPFGYNVFVAFWAGHYGAEKIGCEVVPGGVLDTKARILKIQELGATALMGTPTYILGMADTAKNQMGIDPADLTINKITCAGEPGAGIPSTKKRIETAWNAKVYDHAGATEIGAWSYECNHQPGGIHVNEAFFLVEIEDIDTGEIITEPGRRGKMIITALDRMAQPCVRFDSKDIIEWAPESCSCGRTFRILKGGVVGRADDITKVKGVLLAPSAIEEVVRSINGLGDEFEVIVEKAGDAEKITLKVELISHSIDQRQSIESKLIDQLRIKTNLRYDLKFFDYGTLPRYEVKAKRFKDKRKK; from the coding sequence ATGATGGACCCACAAAATTATTGGAATCCTGTACTTGAAACCCTTCCCCTGGAAAAGCTGCAGAAACTTCAACTGAAAAAATTTTTACGAATATTTCACTGGACCTACAATCATTCAAAATTTCACCGGAGCCTTTACCAAAAAGCAGGGATCTCACCCGATGACATAAAATCGTTTGAAGATATCAGACATGTTCCCAAAGTGGAAAAGTCCATGATGCGCGACATCCAGAAAAAAGATCCGTTCCCCTACGGAGATGCCCTGTGTGTTCCCCTTGAAGAGGTAACGGAATACAGGCAGACCAGTGGTACAACCGGCCAGCCCGTGTATCAGCCGGACACATGGCAGGACTGGGAATGGTGGGCCGAATGCTGGGCCTATCTTTTGTGGGCACAGGGTTACCGACCTGCCGACCGCGTTTTTATTCCCTTCGGTTATAATGTGTTTGTGGCTTTCTGGGCCGGGCATTACGGAGCCGAAAAGATAGGTTGTGAAGTGGTGCCCGGAGGGGTGTTAGATACAAAAGCAAGAATACTTAAAATACAGGAACTTGGTGCTACCGCCCTCATGGGAACCCCCACCTATATTCTGGGGATGGCGGACACGGCAAAAAACCAGATGGGTATCGATCCGGCGGACCTCACCATCAACAAAATAACCTGTGCAGGGGAACCGGGAGCAGGTATACCCAGCACCAAAAAACGGATTGAAACCGCATGGAACGCAAAAGTATATGACCATGCAGGGGCCACCGAAATAGGCGCATGGTCGTATGAGTGCAACCATCAACCCGGAGGCATTCATGTGAATGAAGCTTTTTTCCTGGTGGAAATCGAAGACATCGACACCGGGGAAATAATCACCGAGCCGGGCAGAAGGGGCAAGATGATCATTACCGCTTTAGATCGTATGGCACAACCCTGTGTCCGCTTTGATTCCAAGGATATTATTGAATGGGCTCCTGAGTCGTGTTCGTGCGGCCGGACTTTCAGGATATTAAAAGGTGGTGTGGTGGGCAGGGCGGACGATATAACCAAAGTAAAAGGGGTGCTCCTGGCACCGTCAGCCATAGAAGAGGTGGTAAGAAGTATCAACGGTCTCGGTGATGAGTTTGAGGTGATCGTGGAAAAGGCCGGTGATGCCGAAAAGATAACACTGAAAGTGGAACTGATATCGCATTCCATTGATCAGCGTCAATCCATTGAA